A section of the Deltaproteobacteria bacterium genome encodes:
- a CDS encoding M28 family peptidase produces the protein MAERTAGKSVEEQLKSYIHRLSLDFPDRFIGGKGHGKAFDYLQRTLRSWGLWVNVQPFTVDIHIPHKWSLEIDTGQGYEKVETLPGIGAPSIRRMESEILPVGHAREEDYESLDDTEGKVHLTMLWKSHETTKIREAAMRGAPALIWYNDYFDELYSGACDYSLAPIPGFAIHKSVARRVIDAGGGRVRLHNRSKRRRIRCRNLEAGYGGDNGRHALLTAHYDTRPHTPGASDDASGVAVMLAFIRAGYGRDLPVKVRYLFADCEEEGCVGAEQFAAQRYRANLLKATSCVVNLDAVGWPNLCVITRDRDAVMDNGLSRLACDVLQDLGYTAERVRSKTGKSNHTPFAHRGVPSLWLSDYPNYIRHSIIDNAFNVDYPTMSLVTESLRRIFLEMD, from the coding sequence ATGGCGGAGAGGACGGCAGGTAAATCCGTGGAAGAACAACTGAAATCCTACATACACAGGCTCAGTCTGGATTTTCCCGATCGGTTTATCGGCGGCAAGGGACACGGTAAGGCTTTTGACTATCTTCAGCGGACACTGCGTTCATGGGGGCTGTGGGTGAACGTTCAACCGTTTACGGTTGACATCCATATCCCACACAAGTGGTCCCTTGAGATCGATACCGGACAGGGGTACGAAAAGGTCGAGACACTTCCGGGGATTGGAGCCCCTTCAATCCGAAGGATGGAGTCCGAGATCCTTCCGGTTGGGCACGCGCGTGAGGAGGATTACGAGTCTCTGGACGATACCGAGGGCAAGGTCCATCTTACCATGCTCTGGAAAAGTCATGAGACAACCAAGATCCGGGAGGCGGCCATGAGGGGCGCTCCGGCCCTGATCTGGTACAATGACTATTTTGATGAACTGTATTCGGGAGCATGCGACTACAGCCTTGCCCCCATCCCCGGTTTCGCCATACACAAGTCGGTGGCCCGCCGGGTGATTGATGCGGGCGGCGGCAGGGTCAGGCTCCATAACAGATCGAAGAGGCGAAGAATCCGGTGCCGGAATCTGGAGGCCGGGTACGGGGGGGACAACGGGCGTCATGCCCTTCTCACCGCCCATTACGATACCAGACCCCACACCCCCGGAGCCAGCGATGATGCCTCCGGCGTTGCCGTCATGCTCGCTTTTATCCGGGCCGGATACGGGCGGGATCTTCCGGTCAAGGTCCGTTATCTTTTCGCCGACTGCGAGGAGGAGGGATGTGTCGGTGCGGAACAGTTTGCGGCCCAGCGATACAGGGCCAACCTCCTCAAGGCGACATCCTGCGTGGTGAACCTTGACGCCGTGGGATGGCCCAACCTCTGCGTCATCACGCGCGACAGAGACGCCGTGATGGATAATGGGCTTTCCCGCCTGGCCTGTGATGTGCTGCAGGACCTCGGTTACACTGCCGAGCGTGTACGTTCCAAAACCGGAAAAAGCAACCATACCCCGTTCGCCCATCGCGGTGTTCCATCCCTCTGGTTGTCCGATTATCCCAATTACATCCGCCATTCCATTATCGACAACGCCTTTAACGTTGATTATCCGACCATGTCACTGGTTACCGAGTCACTGAGGCGGATCTTCCTGGAGATGGATTAA
- a CDS encoding tetratricopeptide repeat protein, with protein sequence MSLLLAAFYGCAGVRHPVAAETSYENRLTLAAGYIRSAENQRAKEVLSGAVADRPERPEAYAMLGDMFHSSGDLEMAAEEYRRSIEKGEDDPAVWNNLAWVESGLGYNGAALYHIEKAIEMAPFPLYPYLDTRARILKAMGNVEEARKGAAMALRLTPASDKRMRQALEKLLGELNGGEDGR encoded by the coding sequence ATGTCCCTTTTACTTGCGGCGTTCTATGGATGCGCCGGTGTCAGGCACCCGGTCGCCGCGGAGACGAGCTACGAAAACCGGTTGACGCTCGCCGCAGGGTACATCCGGTCCGCCGAGAACCAGCGTGCCAAAGAGGTTCTTTCGGGGGCGGTGGCCGACCGGCCTGAACGTCCTGAGGCCTATGCGATGCTGGGGGACATGTTTCATTCAAGCGGTGATCTGGAGATGGCGGCGGAGGAATACCGCCGATCTATTGAAAAGGGCGAGGATGACCCGGCCGTCTGGAACAACCTGGCATGGGTGGAATCCGGCCTGGGCTACAATGGAGCAGCTCTTTATCATATTGAAAAAGCTATTGAAATGGCTCCTTTCCCCCTTTACCCTTATCTGGATACGCGTGCCCGGATCCTTAAGGCCATGGGGAATGTTGAGGAAGCGCGGAAAGGGGCCGCCATGGCTCTGCGCCTCACACCAGCTTCCGATAAGCGGATGCGACAGGCGCTGGAGAAGCTCCTTGGTGAGTTGAATGGCGGAGAGGACGGCAGGTAA
- a CDS encoding endonuclease V: MDIQSLHRWDLTPGEARHIQLEMAEMVTGGPLPQLKTVLGIDVSYQRSTGRFIAAGILLTIPEFKKILSLRHEGKTMFPYIPGLLSFREVPPLLPVLRRMPPPDAIIVDGQGIAHPRGLGLASHIGILTGIPTIGCAKSRLVGEHRDPGYRVGGYEPLTIRERLVGYVVRSKKGCRPIYISPGHLLDPEDALKGTMMCLEGYRLPEPTRLAHKLTRE; encoded by the coding sequence ATGGATATTCAATCCCTTCACAGATGGGACCTGACTCCGGGGGAGGCGCGTCATATCCAGCTGGAAATGGCGGAAATGGTCACCGGTGGACCACTTCCACAGTTGAAAACCGTACTGGGAATCGATGTTTCCTACCAGCGATCCACCGGCCGGTTTATCGCGGCGGGCATCCTCCTGACAATCCCGGAATTCAAAAAAATCCTATCATTGAGACACGAGGGAAAGACCATGTTTCCCTATATCCCGGGCCTTTTATCCTTCAGGGAGGTTCCACCTCTCCTGCCTGTTCTGCGCCGGATGCCGCCACCGGATGCGATCATCGTAGATGGACAGGGAATAGCACACCCCAGAGGCCTGGGGTTGGCTTCCCACATCGGAATCCTTACCGGTATTCCCACCATCGGATGTGCCAAGAGCCGTCTCGTGGGAGAACACCGTGATCCAGGGTACAGGGTTGGTGGATATGAACCTTTGACAATAAGGGAGAGGCTTGTGGGATATGTGGTGAGATCAAAAAAGGGGTGCAGGCCCATTTATATTTCTCCGGGCCACCTCCTCGATCCGGAGGATGCGCTGAAGGGTACCATGATGTGTCTGGAAGGCTATCGATTGCCGGAGCCGACCAGACTCGCCCACAAACTTACCCGGGAGTAG
- a CDS encoding GAF domain-containing protein, producing MEHRVPPWAQRFLVRSVFAVGVFLWTLFTRHPMGVAGVRIIVLGYLVFSAGVYLWNQFGRRADSGEREFLVYLDILFVGFLIYLTGGADSEFYLFLYFILALRAPFVKWSQILIISAVSTVVYLTSILSTWDQAYWFDLVMRGCLFLFLALLLRIIAQRSIEERERAERLAQELAATHDEVRRYTAALEKANAVGEKRLAEITILHEFVLDVRGVDDYEKLYNIVFKYVRRISDAPWIFLLNRRNPERGQVVVRSWGNPPSPVIRLIRDKGLCPEFGCEGLERQVDLPAAGKAVLLGFAHCHENRSSVTLILIFPEGQVKPEKDKTGVLSALMHSVESELELHRLRKRLVTSNERLSESNRNLMRLQEFQFELSRAFLSHREIGPVIQGIQEIMAKELFELDRLNLFMPNWRTGMLECKTSVGIKNYPQDRIKVPMDERGGAISKAFRDGKTIYFDGNKPVPPEYRLADPYSRIPAVRSRIFVIVPLKSHEEKVVGVIGADRKYTHRPIPPETINLLEFFARHVAMVLSIQMIRE from the coding sequence ATGGAACATCGGGTTCCGCCGTGGGCACAGCGGTTCCTGGTACGATCCGTTTTTGCGGTTGGTGTTTTCCTGTGGACACTTTTCACCAGACATCCCATGGGTGTGGCAGGCGTAAGGATAATCGTGCTGGGGTACCTCGTCTTCTCGGCCGGCGTCTATCTGTGGAACCAGTTTGGACGCCGGGCCGACTCCGGGGAGAGGGAATTTCTGGTTTACCTCGATATCCTTTTTGTCGGGTTCCTGATCTATCTGACGGGGGGGGCCGACAGCGAGTTCTACCTGTTCCTGTATTTCATCCTGGCCTTAAGGGCGCCTTTCGTCAAATGGTCGCAGATCCTGATCATTTCAGCCGTCAGCACGGTGGTTTACCTCACATCCATTCTCTCAACCTGGGATCAGGCCTATTGGTTTGATCTTGTAATGAGGGGCTGCCTGTTCCTGTTTTTGGCGCTCCTCCTCAGGATCATCGCCCAAAGGTCCATTGAGGAAAGAGAACGGGCGGAGCGACTGGCCCAGGAACTCGCCGCGACCCACGACGAGGTTCGACGCTACACGGCGGCCCTTGAGAAGGCCAACGCCGTTGGGGAAAAGCGACTGGCAGAGATCACCATCCTGCACGAGTTCGTTCTCGATGTCCGTGGAGTCGACGATTATGAGAAGTTATATAATATTGTATTCAAATATGTCCGCCGAATCAGTGATGCCCCCTGGATCTTCCTACTGAACAGGAGAAATCCCGAAAGAGGCCAGGTGGTCGTCCGGTCATGGGGAAACCCTCCCTCCCCCGTCATAAGGTTGATAAGGGATAAGGGGCTTTGTCCGGAATTCGGCTGTGAGGGCCTGGAGAGGCAGGTTGATTTGCCGGCTGCCGGGAAGGCCGTACTCCTCGGGTTTGCCCATTGCCATGAGAACCGTTCGTCCGTAACCCTTATTCTCATCTTTCCGGAAGGACAGGTTAAGCCGGAAAAAGATAAAACGGGAGTTCTTTCCGCCCTCATGCACAGCGTGGAGAGTGAACTGGAGCTTCACCGCTTGAGGAAAAGGCTTGTAACATCCAACGAAAGGCTTTCAGAGAGCAATCGTAATCTGATGCGTCTTCAGGAGTTCCAGTTCGAACTTAGTCGGGCTTTTCTGTCCCACAGGGAGATAGGACCGGTTATCCAGGGGATCCAGGAGATCATGGCCAAGGAGCTTTTCGAGCTGGATCGCCTCAATCTCTTCATGCCGAATTGGAGGACGGGAATGCTCGAGTGCAAGACTTCCGTCGGTATAAAAAACTATCCCCAGGACAGGATCAAGGTTCCCATGGATGAGAGAGGCGGTGCCATATCCAAAGCTTTTCGAGACGGAAAAACTATCTATTTTGACGGCAATAAGCCCGTTCCACCAGAATATCGACTGGCCGATCCGTACAGCAGAATTCCCGCTGTACGATCCCGAATCTTTGTCATCGTTCCGCTCAAAAGCCATGAGGAAAAGGTAGTTGGCGTCATCGGCGCGGACAGGAAGTATACCCACAGGCCTATCCCGCCCGAGACCATCAACCTGTTGGAGTTTTTCGCGCGCCACGTGGCCATGGTCCTTTCCATCCAGATGATCAGGGAGTAG
- the larE gene encoding ATP-dependent sacrificial sulfur transferase LarE: protein MIRLCSILRDVRRALVAFSGGVDSSFLLRYAVDVLGRDSVLAVTVHSPLLPRGEAEEALELAHSWGVQVSSVQLDPLEDQGVARNMPDRCYLCKKIIFTHLSEMAKRKRISWILDGTNADDGGEYRPGIRALEELGIRSPLREAGLTKDQIRSESRRLGMSTWDRPSSPCLATRFPYGNPISLEAVGKVDGGEKYLKSLGFDVARIRVHGDVARVEVPVDRIGDLVREETREGIVSAFKEIGFRYITFDLQGFRSGSMDEVLPPVD, encoded by the coding sequence ATGATACGGCTTTGTTCCATCCTCCGGGATGTCCGTCGGGCGCTGGTGGCCTTCTCCGGCGGTGTAGACAGCTCCTTCCTGCTTCGTTACGCTGTGGATGTTCTCGGCAGGGATTCGGTACTCGCGGTGACGGTCCACAGTCCTCTGCTCCCACGGGGGGAAGCGGAAGAGGCGCTGGAACTTGCCCATTCATGGGGGGTCCAGGTCAGTTCCGTCCAACTGGATCCTCTGGAGGACCAGGGTGTCGCCCGCAATATGCCGGACAGATGCTATCTGTGCAAGAAAATCATATTTACCCACCTGTCCGAGATGGCAAAGCGCAAGCGCATCTCCTGGATCCTGGACGGTACCAACGCCGATGACGGCGGAGAGTACAGACCGGGTATCAGAGCCCTCGAGGAACTGGGAATCCGGAGCCCCCTTCGCGAAGCCGGACTGACCAAGGATCAGATCAGGTCGGAAAGCAGGAGGTTGGGGATGTCAACCTGGGATCGGCCGTCATCGCCTTGCCTTGCGACCCGCTTCCCCTATGGAAATCCCATCAGCCTGGAGGCTGTCGGTAAGGTGGACGGGGGTGAAAAGTACCTGAAATCGTTGGGTTTTGACGTTGCAAGGATCAGGGTCCATGGTGACGTGGCAAGGGTGGAGGTGCCCGTCGACCGAATCGGGGATCTTGTTCGAGAGGAGACCAGGGAGGGAATAGTTTCCGCCTTTAAAGAGATCGGATTTCGCTATATTACCTTTGATCTGCAGGGTTTCCGTTCGGGAAGCATGGATGAGGTCTTACCGCCTGTTGATTAG
- a CDS encoding Rrf2 family transcriptional regulator yields the protein MRLSTKSRYGVRALFDIAYHSVGLPSQIKDISRRQQISPRYLEQIFQKLKKAGILGSKRGPSGGYFLLKEPSQITMGDIIRATEGPFELVFCVGDSSRRKCPRKDDCVATVMWAKISGQIEKFFDTITIANLCNEAKDLGVEREYDHPYTYNI from the coding sequence ATGAGACTTTCTACCAAGAGCCGTTATGGCGTCAGAGCCCTGTTCGACATTGCATATCACTCCGTCGGGCTTCCGTCACAGATCAAGGATATTTCAAGAAGGCAGCAGATCAGCCCGAGGTATCTGGAACAGATTTTTCAGAAGCTCAAAAAGGCCGGCATCCTGGGGAGCAAGAGGGGGCCGAGCGGCGGCTATTTTCTGCTGAAAGAACCGTCCCAGATTACCATGGGCGACATCATCCGTGCTACGGAAGGCCCGTTTGAGTTGGTCTTTTGCGTCGGCGATAGCTCTCGCAGGAAGTGTCCACGTAAAGATGACTGCGTCGCGACGGTCATGTGGGCCAAGATCAGCGGGCAGATCGAGAAGTTCTTCGACACCATTACCATTGCCAACCTCTGCAATGAGGCAAAAGATCTGGGTGTAGAGAGGGAGTACGACCATCCGTACACGTATAACATCTGA